A region of the Cricetulus griseus strain 17A/GY chromosome 7, alternate assembly CriGri-PICRH-1.0, whole genome shotgun sequence genome:
TGCTTGGGTGTCATGCACATGGGCAACATCTTGGTGGGAGTATTCAGGAAAGGACATAAGTTATACCTGTGTTAGGACTAGCAAAGCAACAGCACTCATTTCTGCTCTGTGGATTTTGCATGTGCAGCCAAGGATCTGATTGAATTTCCACATCAGCTAGAGTATTTAGTCAGAACTGGAGTTCAGAACTGCGGATAGCACACCAAACCTGTGTGAGTGGGAGCTTGAGTGTTTTCCCTTTTTAATCTGATGATATACCAGATACAGCTTTCACTCAAGTGAAGACTCTAAATACATCAGAAGTCCTGAGAGTGCTTGTCTGCTGGAGGTCCTGGAACACACAGAGGCCTGGTTTCTCCCTTGGACTGTTGGGAAATCTCAGTGTCATCTGACCCTACTTCCTTTTCTCTACCAGAGTCTCTCTGCCTTCAGTCCCTATGAAATTTGCCTTAAGCTGGGCACAGGCTGGTAGAGTCCTCACAGTGGCTCACTTCCTCTGTtgtcctgcctgtcctggggACTTCCATGACTTCTTCCTGCTTGTCTTCTGTCTCTTCATTGAGCTGTCCAAAGCACCCTGACTCAATGCCATGGCCCTTCTGACGTCTGAAGATAGCTGTCAGTCTCTCACCAAGTGTTTTCTTCTCTCACCAAGGAGTCTCCCTGCTTACATCACCTGACCAGTGTCTGATACCTTGTTTGCTAGCTCTTTGAGACCTCCAGTGTGCCTGTGACTTAAGAGTGTTAGGGTCCAACACTGGTAGTGTAATATTCCAGGATAATCTGATTGATGCCCAGAAGAATCAGCTTGTTATCGCCCACATCCCAGAAATGAAGTAGCTGTCACTACTGGTAGCTCACTCTAGGATCAAGTAAGTTCTTTTGGCAGCTGCTTCACATTTTTGTCTCAAAGGCCTTGCTTTTAGCCAGACATCAGCTTGCTACTGTTACTGTGAACTCTTACTCAGTCTGTCTGTGCTCACCCCTGTATATTCTTCCTGCCTTACTGCTTCCTCCAGCACTGTGGCAAGTCTGTGCAGGCTTCAGCCATTCCCTTAGGTGTAATGTGGTAGCTTGAGGTGGTGCCTCCTTCAGTCTGTCCTGAGTTTCTCACCTCCTGGGCTTTCTCTGCTGATCTAGTGGGAGTGTTAAGGCTCTGACACCCACTACCCAGAAATGGGTTGCACTTCACAATTTAAGGACACAATCTTGTATAAGATTTCCTCACTTCTGTCATCAGCTGTAGCAGGATTGGGGTCCCCCAGCCACTCTTACTTCTTGCTGGATGGTTACAATTTGGCAGTTTTCACCCCACTGCAGTTTTTATAGCTTGCAAGGATGAATCACAGAACTCAGAACAGAGCTATACTTAAAACTACAGTTTTATTGCAGCAAAAGGACATAAATGCAACAGTCAGCAGGAAAGACCCCAGAGAGTACCTGCCAGCCACAGCTTCTGTTGTCCACTGCCCCCAATTCAGTGAGTGGCACCTGATTTCTGCTAGTGCACAGATGTGAGACAGTGAACAGCGCTGCCACCAGGGAAGTTTATATGAGTGCTTGTGAACACTGTTTTTATTGGGACTTCCTTAAGGAGGAAATGGAGCTGCCTCCCTTCCCCAGAGGCAGCCTTATTAGTATAAACTAGCAGGGGTGGACTCCCCACCACCTAAGGCTCCTCTCCCATCGAAAGTTGTGGTGACAGAGGAGCAACCAGATTCTTTATTGTAGGTGTCCATAAGAATCTCTGACATTCTTGCAGATGTGGCCTACAAATGTTGAGGGTTTTATAGCTTTTAGGTTCCTCTTGGGTTTGTGTGAGAGGACAATATTTCCCCCCTTTTCCTCATGGGGGGACAAAGGCTTTAATATAGCTTGGAATGTCCAACAGCATCCAGCACTGTTCACCTGGGAGTTACCAACTTGACTACTCGTTTTATGTTAACTGTTCTTCCTTCAGTCCTCTGCTCCCTCAAGCCCTCACCCCTGCTTCCCTGACCACCTCCAAGACAGCGTACCTACTCCTCTGCCTTCAGTGCAGGCCCCGTTTTAGGGAGCATCCTCAAATACTGTTCATTGTAAAAACCATGACCTTCCAAAATCCTCTTTCCCTCTGAGGTGGAAATTAAGTGACTAATAACTAGGCCTCACTTTTCCTTGTTCCTTCTGGTTAGTCTGGTAAGGGGCTGTGACCCTTCTGAACTAGACAGGGGAGATGAATGTATGATAAGCTTCCTAACTTTGGAGATCATGTAGACTTTCTAAAAAGAATAATGGGGGGGTCTCATTATGTTAACGGctcagcctgaccttgaacttgtgtgtggtatttgtgccTTAGCCTCtcggagtgttgggattacaagcctgcacTGTATTCTTTCTGTTGCCTGTCTTCAGTGTAGCTTTGCTGTGAGCAGGCTGCAGCTGTGTGGATATATAAACAGCTGCTCTCTCCAGGTTCATGTTACTAACATGCTTGGGATTTCTTTTCAGGTCTGATTTTCGTGGTTGACAGTAATGACAGAGAACGCGTCAATGAGGCACGGGAAGAACTAACCAGAATGTTAGCAGAAGATGAGCTCAGAGATGCAGTTTTGTTGGTGTTTGTAAACAAACAGGTATGTAGCTGTTAGCATTCTGAACACTCAGACTGAAATTTGCTGCCAGATGGCTCATTTAACTATATAGATATCTAAATTAGATGTCTGCCTCCTCCTCATCAGTCCTAACCtagcctctcctccatctccttttTATAATGTCTTATTATAGTCACTCTGTAAATACTAATGGAACATCTGCTAAGTTCCAGGCTTTGCTGCAGGTATTGGGTACTTAGCAATGAATAAGACAGAAAAGACCCTGCTTTTGTGTTTACTTTGTAGTGGGAGGAAAGGCGGTGAATAAAGACTTTTTAATATGTCTGTTAGTAAGTGTTGTGGAGGGAGTGCAGACTGACTGGGAAGTGCTGGGCATGACTCTTATatctgaggcaggagggaaggaagcCAGAAACAGAATTTTGAGGGGTGGACACGGGGAAGATTGGGTCTTAGACCTGTTTTGGGGGAGGAAGAGGCTCATCAAAGGAGAGGCCATGAAACGTGGGAGGAAGGCTGGTGCAGCACTGCCTGACCACTGGATATGAGCAGAGCCAAGTGCCAAAGACAGGTGGAGCTGGGCTCTGGGAGGCGACCTGTTCACAGGGCTGTGCATCTCCTTTCTACATTCCTTATGCAGCTGAGATCACACTGTAATGACAGTGCCGCAGTCAGGTTTTGTCACTTCAGACTTAACAGTTGCAGTTTTTCTAGTCACCACCGCCCCATTCTATAAACATGACTTCCTATGGTGGAAGGATCATGAGTCACTCACCTGTTACTGGTGGGATGCCAGGCAGCTTCACTAGTGGACATAACAGGgttaagcaagaaaaaaatggttttgtttttaatgataaaaGCAGAACATGTCCAGGGTAGAAATTTGAAAAGCGGTTTAGAATGTCAAGTGAACATCTttgctgtgtgcatgtgagcctgtgaggagaccttgggaCTGTGGCTGGGAGTAGGGGCAGCTTTCTCACACAGGTTGTACAAAAGCCAGTGTTCCATTCTGATTGCTACCTTCCATTCCTGTAGCTTTGATTGTCAGATAAAATGGTCAATTTTTTGTATCTCTTTCCAGAGATAAGACTTTCTATGCCTATACAAGCAATTACATGATGATAGCTTTGTCGCCTGTATTTTCATTTAGCATATATTTGGCATTCTTACATATCAGTACATCTAGATCTTCCAGTGATGCTAATATAGTTTACTGTGTGGGGTAactcaaagaaaagagaaagattccGCTTTACATCCTAGTTAAAAGAGACATAGTGTATAATTAATACACAGAGTAAATAACTTTTACCAAATGGTCATGAATAGGGACGCTATGATAAAAAGATGAAGTAAACCAGTTAGAGGCCCCAAAGCCTGGCAGTCATGCTGGCAGCTTTGGTTCTTCTCAGAAAGAGGGGACACTGGTGTGGTTTTGGTAGGAGGATGGGATCTGAGACTAGGGGTTAGGGGCaagcatggaagcagaatgagcTTGAAGAAGTTGTTTCCATTATCCAGGTGAGAAACTGTGGTGGGATTAGATCAGGGTGGTGGCAGAGAGGCTGGAGCAGGTGGTCAGATTCTGAATAAATTCCAGTGGTAGGGCCATTGGGGTTTCCTGTTGTgtggactgaaaaagaaaaagtgaagatTTTGGGCCTGAGCAACTGAAATAGGGACAGTGGGTCAGGGTAGGTTTTAGAGGAGAGTCCGGTTCTATCTCATGGATAGAGGTTGGTaatctgtttgcttgttttctttaaggatctTCCTAATGCCATGAATGCAGCAGAGATCACAGACAAGCTCGGCTTACATTCCCTTCGCCAGAGAAACTGGTACATTCAGGCTACCTGTGCCACCAGTGGAGATGGGCTTTACGAAGGCCTGGACTGGCTCTCCAACCAGCTCAAAAACCAGAAGTGATCAGAAGCAACCCATTCCCTGTGCATTGTGGCAAAGCCAGCTGGCTGttcctgtgtgcatgtgagcgTGTGAGGAGCCCATGGGGCTGTGCAGCTGGGAGTGGGGGCAGCTTTCTCACACCGTGCCTTATACATGCTATACGAGAACCAGTATTCCATTTTAAGAAAACCAGTGTTACATTTTGAATGCTACCTTCCATTTCACTAGCTTTGATGGTCATTTTGCTGAGGCCCCCTGGGTGTGATAGCTAGAGCAGCTCCAGGCTAGAAAAGAGAGCTGGAGCCAGACAGGTCCTATTGTTGCAATCCTGGGTCTGGCATCTCCACACACCCTGAATCCTGTTGGATTTCAGTGTCcttttgtaaaaagaaaggaaggaactgtCATTCTTTCCCATCGTGCCAAAGCTAGCAGCTCACTTGTACTTTAAAGACATCCTCAAGAAGAGAAGATATGTGATTACCACAGGTTGAAGAGGCTCAGGGA
Encoded here:
- the LOC103163515 gene encoding ADP-ribosylation factor 2 isoform X2; its protein translation is MGNVFEKLFKSLFGKKEMRILMVGLDAAGKTTILYKLKLGEIVTTIPTIGFNVETVEYKNISFTVWDVGGQDKIRPLWRHYFQNTQGLIFVVDSNDRERVNEAREELTRMLAEDELRDAVLLVFVNKQDLPNAMNAAEITDKLGLHSLRQRNWYIQATCATSGDGLYEGLDWLSNQLKNQK